The region CCGCCGTGGACCAGAGGATCAGCTCTTCACTCATACGGCTGAAGTGCATGGCCAGGAGGGATGCACAGGAGAGAAATTCTATGCAAAAATCCCGGTCACTTACCGTATCAAGGCTGTTTCTGGTGATAGCCGGAAAATCGAGGGCCTGGGCCACAAACTGCCGGTCAATCGGCAGTGTGCTGCCCGCCAGGGCACCTGCCCCCAGGGGGCAGACATTCACCCGCTTCCGGCAATCCCGCAGCCGTGCTTTGTCGCGCTCCAGCATCTCGAAATAGGCAAGCAGATGATGGGAGAATAAAACCGGCTGCGCCCGCTGCAAATGAGTATAGCCCGGCAGAATGACCCCAAGCCACTCGCGGGCCCTGGATACCAGGACCGCCTGGAGGCCTGATGCTGCCTCGATCAACTGCCTGATCTCTTCGCGCAGGTAAAGGCGAAGATCGAGCAGCACCTGATCGTTGCGGCTCCTGGCCGTATGCAGCTTTCCGCCAACCGGCCCGATTTTTTCCAGGAGGCGGCTTTCAATGTTCATGTGAATGTCTTCCAGTTCCGGACGAAAGGAGAATTTCCCCTCTTCGATCTCGGCCCTGATTTCCTGAAGGCCGCTTTGGATTTTCTGTGACTCTTCCGGCCTAATCAGGCCTACGTGCTCCAGCATCCGGCAATGGGCTATGCTTCCCTGGATGTCGTAACTGTAAAGGCGCTGATCGTAGGTCACGGACACGGTAAAGGCTTCCACCGCCCGGTGCGTGGACTCCTGAAACCGCCCGGACCAGGGCTTGCCTGATGATGAGGATTTTGGTTCCTGAGGTGGATGTGACATTGGAGATATGGCCCTTTATATTTGCTCTTTATTATGGGTAATTCCCTGTTAAGTGCACCTCCATTTTAATAAAATACCTGAGTGAGTACAAGGCAAAAATGATGGAAATGTAGAGTCGTCAATTAATGGATTGATTTTCGTTTATTCTCATCATTACTACCCTGCCATCAACCCCTCTTGCAATCGTTTCCTGAATGCGTTATCTTTCATGGTAGAGGCCGCGAGGAATAAATGCCCTACGGAGAGTGACGAAAATGTATGGAGAGTAGAGCGTATGCAGAGTGATGAGAGCAATGATCTTGTTCGGGAAGGAACTACTCCGGAAGGAGGAGAGGGAGTTTCTACTGACTTCTGTTTGATTTTCCCCTGGTGAAATTGGTGGATTACCGGGCAAGGATTAAAGAACTTGAGGCCAGCACTAACCCTTTTGGTATCATTGTCCTGGCTCATCTTCGCAGCCTTGAGACTAAAAAGGATATGATGAGCGGACTATCCTGGAAATTGAGGCTGGTCAAGATGCTCTATGAGAAAGGATACAGCAGGCAGGATATCTTAAATCTATATCGATTTATTGATTGGCTGATGGTACTGCCGGAAGGACTCGCCCTCCGGTTTCACGAACAAATCGAAGCTTATGAGGAGGAAAAGAAGATGGCTTATGTGACTACCGCCGAGAGAATAGGCAGACAACGGGGAATTCAGGAAGGGATTCAACAAGGAATTCAGGAAGGGATTCAGCAGGGCATGCAGAAGGGCATGCAGAAGGGATTAAGGCAGGGGCTGCTCGAGGCTGTTGCCCTGGGGCTGGAATTAAAGTTTGGCGAGGATGGTTTGCGGCTCTCCGGGCGGATTGATCAGATAGACTCGATCGAGCAGTTGGAGAAGATTAAAGAAGGCATCAAAACAGCCGCGAGCTTCCATGAAATCGAATCCCTGATCATGCAAAGCTCAGGAGGCGAGAGCCGGAAAGGGTAAAAAGGATACTGATACCCCTGTTTTTATAGGAGGTGAAAATAATGCAGTGGAAAAAGTGGCTCGAAAACTGGGATATGACATCCCTCAAACTGACAGCACCATTTTTGGAAATGGAATGGCAGCCAAAGGACGAGGATAAAAATGCGGCATGGGAGCTGTATATCGAGTTGCTGACACGAATTGCCACCCAGAGACTTCCGGAAGAGCATGGTAATGAATTGACGGCCCTGAATAGCATTTATTCTCTGTTTGGATTAACGAGAGAAACAATCAAGAGAAATGGGAGACATTGCATTGAATTTGCAAAAATAGCAATTGTTGTCTTGAATCAAAAGATTAGACCATTTACAGCGAAATGGCACCGGCTTGCTGTTCAGGGTGCATTCAATGAAAAAGAGAAGTGCAAAGAATTCAGACGGGATTTGGCAGAGCTTCAGACTGTATTGAGGAATTACACAAAAATGCTGGCTGATATGGCAGGAGTTGAAGATTTAACGTCGTTAGAAGGAAATAACGTCTAATCAGGTACTCCGCCAGTAGGGGCCACAGATGTGGTGGAGGACTTCACCACCCCGATGCGTGCTCCTGAGCCCAGCCCGGACGACCCAGGGTTTTCACGCCGGGTGGGATTTTGGTTCCTGATATGAGCGAATAAAATTTTGACAAAATTTTCCAAGAGAACCGATAGATTTATATACAACCTGCCGACCCTATTACAAATCGGCCCGTACAGATTTTTCTGTTATGCTGGTGACCGTGATGAGCCATGCCACGTGCACGTTGAGCGTGATAGTAATACGGCCAAATTCTGGCTTAATCCTATCAGACTTCAGCATAGTAGGGGCTTCAGCAGAAACGAAATCAACGGGATACAAAAGCTCACTGAGGAAAACAGAGAGCTTTTATTGAGGAGATGGAATGAATATTTTAACGGCTGAAATACAGGCTGCGAGAGCACAGTATATTAGTGTTACCCAAGACACTATAACTATTGACCTTACTGATGGACGCACCATCTCAGTACCCCTTGCCTGGTATCCCCGTCTTTTTCATGGTCAGCCAGAGGAGCGGAATAACTGGCATCTTATAGGGGAGGGAGAGGGTATCCACTGGCCTGATCTTGATGAAGACATTAGCGTTGAGGATGTATTGTTAGGAAAGCCTTCCGGCGAAAGCCAGCTTTCGTTTACCCGATGGCTGGAAGCGCGTTCAAAATGCAATAAGAGCGATCCAATATAACAGAGCAGCACCGCCTGAGTAATCTGCCCCCTCCTTCAAGACATGCGGCCTGCACTTCGCCCAAATGCCCCTTGCTTACACCTGCTCGAAGTATTCCCTGACTCCCAGCTCCATGCTTCGGCCTTGCAGTCCGTAGAGGCCATCCACCGGGTCGTAGTAAAGGATATTATCATGGACCAATTGTCCCAGGACCTCGGCTGGGGCATCCATAAGCTCGCTTGCCCGTACTGCGGGCTTCTCCCTGAACATCCTGAGCAGCGGCTCTCGCCGTTCACGGTCCCGCCGGATAATGTCCACAATCGTAGCCACCCGCTCACGCCTGAGCCTGGCTACTACCTCGGTCAGAGATTTTTGAAAGAGCTGGCCAAGAATAGATTGGATCTCCCAAGGGCTGCCTCCCACCGTGTCCCAGATAATCTCAATCTCATCCTGACTGAGCGTATAGTCTCTGATAGCGCTGTAGCGCTCAAGGTTATTGAGCCACTCATTTACCTGCTCACGATCAAAGTAGTCGAGTTTCAGGAATTCACTGGTTTTACGGAGCGTGCTGTCCACATAGACTTCCTCAATGAAGAAGGCATCAGAGGAGGCAATGATCACCTGGCAGAGGTGATTTTCCTTGGTCATGGCCACAAAGAAATTCATCAACTCATCAATCAGCCTGCGCTGACCATTGGCCATGTATACTTCCCTCAATTTATGGAATTCGTCGATGATGATTACCGGCTGCTTACCCTTTTTAACCAGGGAGGAGAGTTCCTTTTTCATTACCAGGAAGGGGTCTTCTTCCTTTTTTTTCAGCACCTTCTCGGTAAAAGCATCGAGATGGAAAAGGCCAACCAGGCTGTATTTTCGTCTGGTGCCAACCGTAAGACCACTCACCTCTTCTCCTGCCTTGAAGAAAACCTTCAGGAAGTCGTCGTAGTTTTCCAGGAAAATTTCCCGCAGGTTAAGGAACTTGATCTCGTAGCGGCTCTCTTTCTCCATCTCAGCACACAGCCGGTAGAGAAGGGTAGTCTTGCCGGAGGACTTGGAGCCATAGAGGAAAAGAATGGCTTCGGGCCGGGTTTCCAGATAATTCTTCAGCTCTCCCATCTCTCTTTCGCGATCAACGAAGGCTGGTTCTTTCTTGAATTCTAACTCTTTCATCTGAAGTTATTCCACCCCTTTATCAATCACCTTCAGCCTTGACCTGAGCAGCCAGCTTCAGGGGTAATCCCCAGAGTTTGCAGAAATATTCACCGCCCCGGTGATCGAAGATATCTTTCTGGGTGTAGGTGGCAAGGTCTTCACTATAGAGGGAAAAGGGGGATTTTCTTCCCACGCAGGTGCACTGTCCGGGGAGCAGCCTCATCCGGACCTGGCCGCTGACCAGCTCCTGCAGGACCTTTGAAAAAGCATCCAGGGCCCGCCGGAGCTCGGAATGCCACAGGCCATAGTAGACAATTTCCGCATACCGGGTGGCTATTCCCTCCTTGAAGTGCATGGTTTCCCGGTCAAGGACCAAAGACTCCAGTTCTTTATGGGCAGCAAGAAGAATGGTAGCTGCCGGGGCCTCATAGATCTCGCGGGATTTGATGCCTACCAGGCGGTTTTCCACCATGTCGTATCTGCCGATGCCGTATTCTCCTCCGATCCTGTTGAGCTGCTTCACCAGTTCCACCGGACTGAAGGTCTGGCCGTCAATGGCTATTGGCGTTCCGTGGTCGAAGGTCAATTCCAGATACCGTGGAGCAGACGGGGCCTTTGACAGGGATTGGGTGATGAGATAGGCATCTTCGGGAGGCTCGACCCAGGGGTCTTCCAATACCCCGCATTCGATGCTGACGCCCCACAGATTCATGTCAATGCTGTAGGGTTTCTCTTTAGTGGCCGGTACCGGGATGCCATGCTCCTTGGCGTACTGAATTTCCTCTTCACGCGATTTGAACTCCCATCCCCGCACCGGAGC is a window of bacterium DNA encoding:
- the argH gene encoding argininosuccinate lyase — protein: MSHPPQEPKSSSSGKPWSGRFQESTHRAVEAFTVSVTYDQRLYSYDIQGSIAHCRMLEHVGLIRPEESQKIQSGLQEIRAEIEEGKFSFRPELEDIHMNIESRLLEKIGPVGGKLHTARSRNDQVLLDLRLYLREEIRQLIEAASGLQAVLVSRAREWLGVILPGYTHLQRAQPVLFSHHLLAYFEMLERDKARLRDCRKRVNVCPLGAGALAGSTLPIDRQFVAQALDFPAITRNSLDTVSDRDFCIEFLSCASLLAMHFSRMSEELILWSTAEFSFVDLPDAFCTGSSLMPQKKNPDVPELVRGKTGRIYGHLMGLLTLLKSLPLTYNRDLQEDKEAVFDTVDTVKAIFSVITPLWENLSVRPESMLRAAGDELMLSTDLADYLVRRGVPFREAHHIIGQAVAYCLKQQRKFSELSLAEWQQFSSFFTEDVAEALSLQASVEAKKSLGGTAASRVREALEQAERVLQDEKLS
- a CDS encoding DUF4160 domain-containing protein; its protein translation is MHVERDSNTAKFWLNPIRLQHSRGFSRNEINGIQKLTEENRELLLRRWNEYFNG
- a CDS encoding DUF2442 domain-containing protein, with the translated sequence MNILTAEIQAARAQYISVTQDTITIDLTDGRTISVPLAWYPRLFHGQPEERNNWHLIGEGEGIHWPDLDEDISVEDVLLGKPSGESQLSFTRWLEARSKCNKSDPI
- a CDS encoding ATP-binding protein; the encoded protein is MKELEFKKEPAFVDREREMGELKNYLETRPEAILFLYGSKSSGKTTLLYRLCAEMEKESRYEIKFLNLREIFLENYDDFLKVFFKAGEEVSGLTVGTRRKYSLVGLFHLDAFTEKVLKKKEEDPFLVMKKELSSLVKKGKQPVIIIDEFHKLREVYMANGQRRLIDELMNFFVAMTKENHLCQVIIASSDAFFIEEVYVDSTLRKTSEFLKLDYFDREQVNEWLNNLERYSAIRDYTLSQDEIEIIWDTVGGSPWEIQSILGQLFQKSLTEVVARLRRERVATIVDIIRRDRERREPLLRMFREKPAVRASELMDAPAEVLGQLVHDNILYYDPVDGLYGLQGRSMELGVREYFEQV
- a CDS encoding argininosuccinate synthase, whose amino-acid sequence is MSSKIDKVVLAYSGGLDTSVIIRWLIDKYQTEVIALVADLGQEEDVGKIRDKGIQIGASKVYVEDLREEFLTRYCFPALWANAVYEGKYPLATALGRPLIAEKLVEVARREGARAVVHGSTGKGNDQVRFDVSIMALDSRLEIIAPVRGWEFKSREEEIQYAKEHGIPVPATKEKPYSIDMNLWGVSIECGVLEDPWVEPPEDAYLITQSLSKAPSAPRYLELTFDHGTPIAIDGQTFSPVELVKQLNRIGGEYGIGRYDMVENRLVGIKSREIYEAPAATILLAAHKELESLVLDRETMHFKEGIATRYAEIVYYGLWHSELRRALDAFSKVLQELVSGQVRMRLLPGQCTCVGRKSPFSLYSEDLATYTQKDIFDHRGGEYFCKLWGLPLKLAAQVKAEGD